In a single window of the Deinococcus yavapaiensis KR-236 genome:
- a CDS encoding ABC transporter ATP-binding protein, with protein MTTTVARPSSVGGAISVRNLGMVFPTAGGETVALQNASLEIGAGEFISLIGPSGCGKTTLLRLMADLLTPTSGELRVAGQTPQEAREQRAYGYVFQAPALFEWRNVLSNVMLPLEVMNFPKEERRARAETMLRLVGLEKFARSYPWQLSGGMQQRVSIARALAFDPPILLMDEPFGALDEITREHLNMELLRLWRDTKKTVVFVTHSISEAVFLSTRVVVMTARPGKIEGVVDVDLPQPRTAEVRETPAFFEAATKVRELLRKGHGFDVVE; from the coding sequence ATGACGACGACGGTCGCGAGACCCTCGAGCGTCGGCGGCGCGATCAGCGTCCGCAACCTTGGCATGGTCTTCCCGACGGCCGGAGGCGAGACGGTCGCGCTCCAAAACGCCTCGCTTGAAATCGGGGCGGGCGAGTTCATCAGCCTGATCGGCCCGTCGGGATGCGGCAAGACGACCTTGCTGCGCCTCATGGCGGACTTGCTCACGCCGACGTCGGGCGAGCTGCGCGTGGCGGGCCAGACACCGCAGGAAGCGCGCGAACAGCGCGCGTACGGCTACGTCTTTCAAGCGCCCGCCTTGTTCGAGTGGCGCAACGTTCTGTCGAACGTCATGCTGCCCCTCGAAGTCATGAACTTTCCCAAAGAGGAGCGCCGCGCGCGCGCCGAGACGATGCTGAGGCTCGTGGGCCTGGAGAAGTTCGCGCGCTCCTATCCGTGGCAATTGTCGGGCGGCATGCAGCAGCGCGTGTCCATCGCTCGCGCGCTCGCCTTCGATCCACCGATCTTGCTGATGGACGAGCCGTTCGGAGCGCTCGACGAGATCACCCGCGAGCACCTCAACATGGAACTCCTGCGCCTGTGGCGCGACACGAAGAAAACCGTCGTGTTCGTCACCCACTCCATCTCCGAGGCGGTGTTCCTGTCGACGCGCGTCGTCGTGATGACGGCCCGGCCCGGCAAGATCGAGGGCGTCGTCGACGTCGACTTGCCGCAACCGCGCACTGCCGAAGTTCGCGAGACGCCCGCCTTCTTCGAAGCCGCCACGAAAGTGCGCGAACTGCTGCGCAAGGGGCACGGCTTCGACGTGGTGGAGTGA